In a single window of the Oscarella lobularis chromosome 2, ooOscLobu1.1, whole genome shotgun sequence genome:
- the LOC136183711 gene encoding cilia- and flagella-associated protein 184-like, producing MAEQIAEATTIDATDAVTEPRNEAVEEKEARPSENGGDEVRNESEAGADGERGRDDDATARENAAERPGSEKSVEEAVPPTIQVEGADAESKEESGAVEKELPEDDNAAEVTKVESLENLDAAAELPKGEDGVGAESGHDELFLEGQDAEGPIVSLGPPLSRTTSGVEVDGETITLEVPTLRPGTPNREEGEDESRADDESRMEREFEEEVAEEEEVILVDRDELIRQYQEALLERDRLTLANNQLQNRLAEHFKRKKTDERQEVEKSVTDQEQRYVKCLGALEEHQFELNHICNSYEALLAEMEERKQERQAKVKEATQDFAEFKRRVALEAVNSRSGKQMTEKDVDQYQAMEEKKEKEVVQVRLENIRLRHKLKKKETQLKQKEELAEGLHLIDFEQLKIENTTYSEKIEERNEDLMKLRKKITNTVQVLTHLKEKLQFVQAENAERRKELEQVDGVLAQKRDILSRTKQARDSLRIENVRSRQKCGLLGHESLLRDYEERKDEVEKLQSRVNDLRMRYAQLSFDSDGIRRKIEKAKQAQIF from the exons ATGGCAGAGCAG ATAgccgaagcgacgacaaTCGACGCAACCGACGCGGTAACGGAGCCTCGAAACGAAGCGgtcgaagagaaggaagcgaGGCCGagcgaaaacggcggcgacgaagttCGAAACGAGAGCGAAGCGGGCGCTGACGGAGAGAGAGGCAGAGACGATGACGCAACAGCTCGCGAGAATGCTGCGGAACGTCCCGGCAGTGAAAAATCAGTCGAGGAAGCGGTCCCGCCCACCATCCAAGTTGAGGGGGCAGACGCCGAGAGCAAGGAGGAATCGGGCGCAGTCGAAAAGGAGCTTCCGGAAGACGATAATGCCGCCGAGGTAACAAAAGTCGAATCTTTGGAGAATTTGGACGCTGCAGCAGAACTTCCTAAG GGCGAAGATGGTGTGGGTGCTGAAAGTGGACACGACGAACTGTTTCTCGAGGGTCAAGACGCCGAAGGTCCCATTGTATCACTTGGTCCGCCTCTATCCAGAACGACTAGCGGagtcgaagtcgacggcgagaccaTAACGCTCGAAGTGCCCACACTGCGTCCGGGAACTCCGAACAGggaagaaggcgaagacgaaagtCGAGCTGACGATGAGAGTCGAATGGAAAGAGAATTCGAAGAAGAGGTCgcggaagaggaagaagtgaTTTTGGTTGATCGAGATGAATTGATCAGACAGTATCAG GAAGCCTTGTTGGAAAGGGATCGCCTGACACTTGCAAACAACCAGCTGCAGAATCGATTAGCTGAGCacttcaagagaaaaaag ACTGACGAACGGCAGGAAGTAGAGAAGAGCGTTACAGATCAAGAACAGCGATACGTCAAGTGTCTAG GCGCCCTCGAAGAGCACCAGTTTGAACTGAATCACATTTGCAACTCGTACGAAGCGCTTCTCGCTGAAATGGAAGAGAGGAAGCAGGAGAGACAGGCCAAGGTGAAGGAAGCGACGCAAGACTTCGCCGAATTCAAGAGGCGGGTCGCTCTTGAGGCAGTCAATAGCAGATCAGGAAAACAGATGACTGAAAAA gacgTCGATCAGTATCAGGCAAtggaggaaaagaaggagaaagaagtcgTGCAAGTTCGTCTGGAGAACATACGACTAAGGCAtaagttgaagaagaaggaaacgcAGTTGAAGCAAaag GAGGAACTCGCTGAAGGATTGCATCTGATTGATTTCGAACAGCTTAAAATCGAAAATACGACATACAGTGAAAAGAttgaagagagaaacgaG GATCTGATGAAAttaagaaagaaaatcacCAACACCGTTCAAGTTTTGACTCATTTGAAGGAGAAACTTCAATTCGTTCAG GCTGAAAATgcggaaagacgaaaagaactCGAACAGGTTGACGGTGTTCTCGCCCAG AAAAGAGACATTTTGTCTCGTACAAAACAAGCGCGAGATTCGCTGCGCATTGAGAACGTGCGATCGAGGCAGAAGTGCGGTCTCCTTGGCCACGAGTCACTCTTGAGAGACTACGAGGAACGCAAAGACGAG GTGGAGAAACTCCAGTCGAGAGTCAACGATCTAAGGATGCGCTACGCTCAGCTGTCATTCGATTCAGACGGCATTCGGAGAAAGATTGAGAAGGCAAAACAAGCCCAAATATTTTAG
- the LOC136183714 gene encoding uncharacterized protein isoform X1 has product MYHCSCLDHVRARARIVYNMVEDRCIVLTGATKGLGLALVEECFSREDTKKVRLFGCGRNSAKVAELNAKYAPRFRFTALSVADPKAVEAWAKQVVDECDGTGPNLLINNASVANERRPLWNIERDEFDAIVDINLKGTFYVIKAFLPAMTSGMIVNMTSGWGRTTDADVAPYCATKFAQEGLSLALADDLRARGRSGIGCCPLNPGVIDTDMLRTVFGPSAANHWKPDEWAKVALSYMLSLTAADSGKRLTVPRH; this is encoded by the coding sequence ATGTACCACTGTTCCTGTTTAGACcacgtgcgcgcgcgcgcccgTATAGTCTACAATATGGTCGAGGATCGTTGCATCGTTCTTACGGGAGCGACAAAAGGTCTCGgtctcgctctcgtcgaagaaTGCTTTTCTCGCGAGGACACGAAAAAGGTGCGACTATTCGGTTGCGGTCGAAATTCGGCGAAAGTCGCCGAATTGAATGCAAAGTACGCACCTCGCTTTCGCTTCACCGCTCTTTCGGTCGCCGATCCGAAAGCCGTCGAAGCGTGGGCAAAACaggtcgtcgacgagtgtgATGGCACCGGTCCCAATTTGCTGATCAACAATGCGAGCGTCGCGAACGAGAGACGACCTCTCTGGAACATCGAACGCGACGAGTTTGACGCGATCGTTGATATCAACTTGAAGGGCACTTTTTATGTCATCAAAGCGTTTTTgccggcgatgacgtcaggtaTGATAGTCAACATGACGAGCGGGTGGGGGCGAACGACGGACGCGGACGTTGCGCCCTAttgcgcgacgaaattcgcgcAGGAAGGTCTGAGTCTTGCATTGGCCGACGATTTGCGTGCGAGAGGGCGCTCGGGCATCGGTTGCTGTCCACTCAATCCAGGCGTTATCGATACGGATATGCTTAGGACGGTATTCGGTCCGTCGGCGGCCAATCACTGGAAACCCGATGAATGGGCAAAAGTAGCACTTTCGTATATGCTTAGTCTTACTGCAGCTGATTCCGGTAAACGCCTGACTGTGCCTCGACATTAG
- the LOC136183714 gene encoding uncharacterized protein isoform X2, producing MVEDRCIVLTGATKGLGLALVEECFSREDTKKVRLFGCGRNSAKVAELNAKYAPRFRFTALSVADPKAVEAWAKQVVDECDGTGPNLLINNASVANERRPLWNIERDEFDAIVDINLKGTFYVIKAFLPAMTSGMIVNMTSGWGRTTDADVAPYCATKFAQEGLSLALADDLRARGRSGIGCCPLNPGVIDTDMLRTVFGPSAANHWKPDEWAKVALSYMLSLTAADSGKRLTVPRH from the coding sequence ATGGTCGAGGATCGTTGCATCGTTCTTACGGGAGCGACAAAAGGTCTCGgtctcgctctcgtcgaagaaTGCTTTTCTCGCGAGGACACGAAAAAGGTGCGACTATTCGGTTGCGGTCGAAATTCGGCGAAAGTCGCCGAATTGAATGCAAAGTACGCACCTCGCTTTCGCTTCACCGCTCTTTCGGTCGCCGATCCGAAAGCCGTCGAAGCGTGGGCAAAACaggtcgtcgacgagtgtgATGGCACCGGTCCCAATTTGCTGATCAACAATGCGAGCGTCGCGAACGAGAGACGACCTCTCTGGAACATCGAACGCGACGAGTTTGACGCGATCGTTGATATCAACTTGAAGGGCACTTTTTATGTCATCAAAGCGTTTTTgccggcgatgacgtcaggtaTGATAGTCAACATGACGAGCGGGTGGGGGCGAACGACGGACGCGGACGTTGCGCCCTAttgcgcgacgaaattcgcgcAGGAAGGTCTGAGTCTTGCATTGGCCGACGATTTGCGTGCGAGAGGGCGCTCGGGCATCGGTTGCTGTCCACTCAATCCAGGCGTTATCGATACGGATATGCTTAGGACGGTATTCGGTCCGTCGGCGGCCAATCACTGGAAACCCGATGAATGGGCAAAAGTAGCACTTTCGTATATGCTTAGTCTTACTGCAGCTGATTCCGGTAAACGCCTGACTGTGCCTCGACATTAG
- the LOC136183712 gene encoding forkhead box protein I3-B-like gives MEASADDCSNSVWKGLGGDDVAGGESSTSSSSFFSSSSSPSSSSSKTKRPKATFMCMIAAAIFESPEKRLSLQEIYQFVTHRFPYYNHTNRKAWQNAVRHNLSLHDCFVKIRRSACIVSGGQVYETTAHGGYWTLDAEAMEEFAKYGRIKRRPSARLVKMSRRSSSSGTLSDGQKRRGRPPLSAVAAATSSQDKNDLTTTIESTEAELGDDDIGASSSNIIDRELPSLLLPPFRQQGTSLESLSYENKNHYEQQQVDVKEEDSRSSSSAVIRQWCDEVIRAYNNFP, from the coding sequence ATGGAAGCGTCCGCCGACGATTGTTCCAACAGTGTCTGGAAAGGACtcggaggcgacgacgtcgccggcggcgaatcgtcgacgtcgtcgtcttcgtttttttcgtcgtcctcttcgccttcgtcgtcgtcgtccaaaaCGAAGCGTCCCAAAGCGACGTTCATGTGCATGATAGCGGCGGCGATCTTCGAATCGCCGGAAAAGCGTCTATCCCTGCAGGAAATCTACCAATTTGTCACGCATCGCTTTCCCTACTACAATCACACGAATCGAAAAGCGTGGCAGAATGCCGTGCGTCACAATCTCTCCTTGCACGACTGCTTCGTCAAAATACGCCGCTCGGCGTGCATCGTCAGCGGCGGTCAAGTgtacgagacgacggcgcaCGGCGGCTATTGGACGCTCGACGCCGAGGCGATGGAGGAGTTTGCCAAGTACGGACGCATCAAACGTCGTCCGTCGGCGCGTCTCGTCAAAAtgtcgcgtcgatcgtcgtcgagcggcaCTCTTTCGGACGGCCAAAAGCGACGAGGTCGTCCGCCGctttccgccgtcgccgccgccacgtcGTCACAAGACAAGAAcgacttgacgacgacgatagagTCGACGGAAGCGGAACTtggagacgacgacattgGCGCTTCGTCGAGCAATATCATCGATCGCGAGTTGCCGTCGCTGCTGTTGCCGCCGTTCAGACAACAGGGCACAAGCTTGGAGTCACTTTCATATGAAAATAAGAACCACTATGAACAACAACAAGTTGACGTCAAGGAAGAAGATTCTAGGTCGTCTTCGTCAGCCGTTATTCGACAGTGGTGCGACGAAGTCATACGCGCCTACAACAACTTTCCGTGA
- the LOC136183715 gene encoding WW domain-binding protein 2-like isoform X1, with the protein MALNVAFAQGRLYLAPGERILSFYDDVELQVKGGSFQGKQTAKGTVYLTQYRVIFTSLASVTLSSLSMAFPGLRELEVKQPIFGANSLDGHITAEPNGGFYGTAKFSLIFTSGGAIEYSSLLMKTIAQARQRERITTFPAAPPPPYSNGPTPTAAVPSAPPMSAAEEKASEAAANFAYYSPDAPHTVYMPATPSAPPPPPPTDQPPSYEEVVGKKNV; encoded by the exons ATGGCTCTCAACGTCGCTTTTGCCCAAGGACGACTTTACCTTGCTCCAGGAGAGAG AATTCTCAGTTTCTACGATGACGTAGAACTGCAAGTGAAAGGAGGCTCCTTTCAGGGAAAACAGACAGCCAAAGGAACCGTCTACCTGACACAGTATCGA GTAATTTTCACGAGTCTTGCCTCAGTAACCTTGTCGTCTCTCTCGATGGCCTTTCCCGGTCTCCGAGAGCTTGAG GTGAAACAACCCATATTTGGTGCCAATTCACTGGACGGCCATATCACAGCCGAACCGAATG GAGGCTTTTACGGAACGGCCAAATTCTCGCTGATATTCACGTCAGGAGGAGCAATCGAATATTCAAGCCTTCTCATGAAAACTATAGCTCAAG CTCGTCAACGAGAACGCATCACGACATTTCCCGCGGCTCCACCGCCACCGTACTCAAACGGCCCCACGCCCACGGCGGCAGTTCCGTCGGCGCCACCCATGTCAGCAGCCGAGGAGAAAGCGAGCGAAGCGGCCGCCAATTTTGCCTACTACAGTCCGGACGCGCCGCACACCGTCTACATGCCTGCCACGCCATccgctccgccgccgccgccgcctacG GATCAGCCTCCCTCGTATGAGGAAGTGGtcggaaaaaaaaacgtataa
- the LOC136183715 gene encoding postacrosomal sheath WW domain-binding protein-like isoform X2, whose amino-acid sequence MALNVAFAQGRLYLAPGERILSFYDDVELQVKGGSFQGKQTAKGTVYLTQYRVIFTSLASVTLSSLSMAFPGLRELEVKQPIFGANSLDGHITAEPNGKRLLRNGQILADIHVRRSNRIFKPSHENYSSSSSTRTHHDISRGSTATVLKRPHAHGGSSVGATHVSSRGESERSGRQFCLLQSGRAAHRLHACHAIRSAAAAAYGSASLV is encoded by the exons ATGGCTCTCAACGTCGCTTTTGCCCAAGGACGACTTTACCTTGCTCCAGGAGAGAG AATTCTCAGTTTCTACGATGACGTAGAACTGCAAGTGAAAGGAGGCTCCTTTCAGGGAAAACAGACAGCCAAAGGAACCGTCTACCTGACACAGTATCGA GTAATTTTCACGAGTCTTGCCTCAGTAACCTTGTCGTCTCTCTCGATGGCCTTTCCCGGTCTCCGAGAGCTTGAG GTGAAACAACCCATATTTGGTGCCAATTCACTGGACGGCCATATCACAGCCGAACCGAATGGCAA GAGGCTTTTACGGAACGGCCAAATTCTCGCTGATATTCACGTCAGGAGGAGCAATCGAATATTCAAGCCTTCTCATGAAAACTATAGCTCAAG CTCGTCAACGAGAACGCATCACGACATTTCCCGCGGCTCCACCGCCACCGTACTCAAACGGCCCCACGCCCACGGCGGCAGTTCCGTCGGCGCCACCCATGTCAGCAGCCGAGGAGAAAGCGAGCGAAGCGGCCGCCAATTTTGCCTACTACAGTCCGGACGCGCCGCACACCGTCTACATGCCTGCCACGCCATccgctccgccgccgccgccgcctacG GATCAGCCTCCCTCGTATGA
- the LOC136183708 gene encoding protein CLEC16A-like, translated as MLQRSRNWLNEVLWKPKNPLSIDHLRYLHGVLTKNGVVTERNKSLLVETIRSIAEILIWGDQNDSRVFDFFLEKAMFRFFLRILQQRTSRFLPVQLLQTLNILFENIRNETSIYYLLSNNHINLFIVHRYDFSDEEILAYYISFLKTLSLKLNQHTVHFFYNEHLMDFPLYTEAIKFFNHSESMVRIAVRTITLNVYKVGDSATLEYICNKTAVPYFANLVWFIGKHVLELDDCVSNAGHLRRSCLGDLVAEHLDQLHYLNDILSLGIDPLNAVLTDHLQNRLLLPLYGYSLCSEQSTDSSPTISRVMALFLLSQVFLILSHSPLVTSVADFLLNGDMAVTANLEAASADGTPESSHRHTGSMNSIRAFIPPLEPLADTLAASVVAYVPTVSPERSRRTEHKRRRRSGHVPSQSSQASEYLVVHSTTETEVVEPIAQVKPVGVANSTFFVETSDETTTYGDPLGAVEVETPQEREKKSDKVDDVESVESKANAEPVAEEEIQIEKTNEDDDGDEPAQSESKGVPPDLVSSTIVDVPRQHPTSAYISAVCESLSCKKNDLEALYAVCLLYGICVNKGVERKLLTGAGIAPRMDESEPQYCDHLVDCLISLIEKICQNGSQTRLVTLKMTIMLLRELLPQLDEEEHARGLNDGHLAMLEGAREASTLQLRLFYKGPHDDIFLDMFEDEYESSHGKPLNVEYLMMDDSLLLPPTGTPMTGIGFDRRLPCGEVERARRAMQIFFIMRRLCQSFTGEAEEELPLLSNAEMVDVDDKLDLNNSDLIACTVVTGDKTAKRFLVVSPHQLVLVQPDTTRLGWGITKFTAYLQDIEITPDPASSSCLHVVAHHPTAHNSRSMTRHKPTLTGKFEFDDHIRCSAARQRIQHGCNEVKFRKMQTIAKMLQLPPPPPPASLNYGYGYASPPLTVIKPIASSPKIERQPIEQRLESGISLLGSSKSDGGEAVPLREMKTTSGDDGGRPRTSSMPLNPNKTATSRFSVETSNDALSPVVPQEETVPLTGDGIQHV; from the exons ATGCTTCAGCGATCGCGAAACTGGTTGAACGAAGTCCTCTGGAAGCCGAAGAATCCGCTATCGATCGACCATCTGAG GTACTTGCACGGCGTCCTAacgaaaaacggcgtcgttACGGAGCGCAACAAGagtcttctcgtcgaaacgattcgttcGATAGCCGAAATATTGATATGGGGCGACCAGAACGACTCGCGCGTATTCGA TTTCTTTCTCGAAAAGGCGATGTTTCGCTTTTTCCTGCGAATTCTCCAGCAGCGAACGAGCCGCTTCCTCCCCGTTCAGCTGCTCCAGACGCTCAACATTCTCTTCGAAAACATTCGCAACGAGACGTCGATCTACTATCTGCTGTCGAACAATCACATCAACCTATTCATCGTTCATCGATACGATTTTTCCGATGAAGAG ATTCTCGCCTACTACATTTCCTTTCTGAAAACGCTGTCGTTGAAGTTGAATCAGCATACCGTTCATTTTTTCTACAATGAG CATCTAATGGACTTTCCCCTCTACACGGAAGCGATAAAATTTTTCAATCACTCGGAAAGCATGGTGCGCATTGCCGTGAGAACAATCACGCTGAACGTCTACAAAG TTGGCGATTCTGCCACCCTGGAGTATATATGCAATAAAACGGCCGTTCCCTACTTCGCCAATTTGGTCTGGTTCATTGGGAAACACGTTTTGGAACTCGACGATTGTGTTAGCAATGCGGG TCATCTGCGACGCAGCTGTCTTGGAGATCTCGTTGCCGAGCATTTGGATCAGCTGCACTACTTGAACGACATTCTCTCGCTCGGGATCGATCCCTTGAATGCCGTCCTAACCGATCACCTTCagaatcgtcttcttttgcctCTCTATGGATATTCGTTGTGCAGCGAGCAATCGACT GACAGTTCGCCTACTATCAGCAGAGTCATGGCactttttctcctctcgcAAGTGTTTCTCATTCTGTCTCACTCTCCGCTAGTCACCAGCGTtgccgattttcttctcaatgGCGATATGGCTGTAACAGCAAATTTGGAAGCGGCTTCAGCAGACGGAACACCCGAG TCGTCTCATCGTCACACCGGTTCCATGAACAGTATTCGCGCGTTCATTCCTCCGCTGGAACCGTTAGCCGACACGCTCGCCGCCTCCGTCGTCGCTTACGTTCCGACCGTTTCGCCGGAACGATCGCGTCGGACGGAAcacaagcgacgacgtcgatcgggACACGTGCCAAGTCAGAGTTCCCAAGCGTCCGAGTACTTGGTCGTTCATTCGACCACAGAAACCGAAGTGGTTGAACCGATCGCTCAAGTCAAACCGGTTGGCGTCGccaattcgacgtttttcgtgGAAACGtcggacgagacgacgacgtatgGCGATCCACTCGGTGCCGTTGAAGTTGAAACACCCCAAGAGAGGGAGAAGAAAAGTGACAAAGTCGACGATGTCGAGTCTGTGGAAAGCAAAGCGAACGCAGAGCCAGTtgccgaagaagaaattcaaattgaGAAGActaacgaagacgatgatggAGACGAGCCAGCTCAATCCGAATCAAAAGGTGTTCCTCCCGATTTGGTTAGCAGTACGATTGTCGACGTTCCGCGACAACATCCGACGAG tGCTTACATTTCCGCCGTGTGCGAATCTCTGAGTTGCAAGAAGAACGACTTGGAGGCGCTCTATGCCGTCTGCCTGCTCTACGGCATCTGTGTGAATAAAG GTGTTGAAAGGAAGTTGCTCACTGGTGCTGGTATAGCGCCCAGAATGGACGAG AGTGAACCTCAGTACTGCGATCATTTGGTAGATTGTCTAATTTCGctaattgaaaaaatatgCCAAAACG GCAGTCAAACGCGACTGGTGACACTTAAAATGACCATTATGCTGCTACGCGAACTTCTGCCACAGttggacgaagaagagcacGCGCGCGGGCTCAACGACGGTCACCTGGCCATGCTAGAG GGAGCAAGAGAGGCCAGCACCTTGCAACTCAGACTCTTTTATAAG GGGCCTCATGACGACATATTTCTCGATATGTTTGAAGACGAATATGAATCGAGTCACGGCAAGCCGTTGAACGTTGAGTATCTGATGATGGACGACTCGCTGCTTCTGCCGCCAACCGGCACTCCGATGACGGGCATCGGGTTCGATCGGCGACTTCCCTGTGGCGAAGTGGAACGCGCCAGACGA GCGATGCAGATCTTCTTCATCATGCGTCGCTTGTGTCAGTCATTCACTGGCGAAGCGGAAGAGGAGTTGCCGCTCTTGAGTAACGCCGAAATGGTCGACGTGGACGACAAACTCGACTTGA ACAATAGTGACCTGATAGCCTGCACAGTGGTGACAGGAGATAA GACGGCGAaacgctttctcgtcgtcagcCCGCATCAGCTCGTCCTCGTCCAACCGGACACGACTCGTCTCGGCTGGGGCATCACGAAATTCACTGCTTACCTACAG GACATAGAGATAACTCCTGATCCGGCGAGCAGCAGCTGTcttcacgtcgtcgctcaCCATCCAACGGCGCACAACAGCCGATCGATGACGCGTCACAAGCCGACGCTCACcggaaaattcgaattcgacgatcaCATTCGCTGCTCGGCGGCGCGCCAGCGAATTCAGCACGGCTGCAACGAGGTGAAATTTCGCAAAATGCAAACGATAGCGAAAATGCTTCAactcccgccgccgccgccgcccgcgTCGCTCAACTACGGCTACGGCtacgcgtcgccgccgctcacCGTTATAAAgccgatcgcgtcgtcgccgaaaattGAGCGGCAACCGATTGAGCAGCGACTTGAATCTGGCATTTCATTGCTTGGGAGTTCGAAGTCGGACGGAGGTGAAGCAGTTCCTCTTAGggagatgaagacgacgtctgGCGACGATGGAGGCAGGCCGCGAACTTCTAGCATGCCGCTCAACCCTAacaagacggcgacgagtaGGTTTTCTGTTGAGACTTCTAATGACGCACTTTCTCCTGTCGTTCCGCAAGAGGAAACGGTTCCTCTGACGGGAGATGGCATTCAACACGTGTAA